In Vicia villosa cultivar HV-30 ecotype Madison, WI linkage group LG7, Vvil1.0, whole genome shotgun sequence, the DNA window AGGAAGCTTTGGCTTGAAATCGATTGTATGTGGTGAAAGCTTTCTCTGATTCCGCTCTTGTTCCTTGAAAAATCAGGTCTCGTTGACTTTATTGTCATGTGTATACTCGCTCTATTGATTTCATGATATCCCATGTTTATAcggaagccaatttttgtgctgaTTTTCTTGCGAACCTTGGATTGTCATTAGGTGTTATTCTTGGTTCTATTTTATTCATTCCATTTCAATTAAAGATCACTTTTTAGACAAAGAAGTATCTCCTAGACTTAAACTTTACATTTAAGAGATTTTGGTTTGGTCCCTTCCTTATTTTGTTCTCCTCTTTTTGTTTCAATAATattttcagtttaaaaaaaaaaatccataataattaAAGAATATGGTATAGCTAAAAGAATAAACTATTTCTACATACAAGTaacatcaaatttcaatcaatttTTTTAGACTAAAATGATACTGACCCTTCTCAGACGGTAGTATTTCTTGTTCCTTGTTGGACTAAGCATTTATGTTTTGTCTTCTTTTTCTCCTCAATAAAGACAACCACTTCATTCTTCATCCATATATACATATAATAATCTAGCCCACAAACCCAAAATCAACAAGTTTAGATTTTTCATTGGTGTTAGCCACTGAAATTCCATAACAGTGATAATATTGagtaaaagatttgattttgacacCAAGGTGAAGATGGGTATGAAATTCATGGTTTTTGCAGTGTTGGTGTCATGGTTTTGGTCAATTCCTACCTTTGCAGCAGAACAACAGAAGCTGAGGTTTGATGAAAATGGAGAATTCAAGATATTGCAAGTGGCAGATATGCACTATGCAGATGGAAAGAAAACACTTTGCTTGGATGTTCTTCCTTCTCAAAAGGCTTCTTGTACTGATCTTAACACCACTGCTTTCATTCATAGGATGATCCTTGCTGAGAAACCTAACCTTATTGTCTTCACTGGTATTCTTAAATTCTTGTTCACTTTTTGGTTTCTAGTTATCATTTGTttgtaattgttttttttcttgtgttttggGATAAAATCTATGTGGCACAGATATTTCTAGCACCGATATTTATGAAAAAAGTCCCAGAAAGGAAACACTGACACTTGTAATTacgtataatttatttatttttcatattattacTGATGTCCATGTGTCAGAGTGACACCGTCGGTGTCGTGTTTCTGGTATCCGTGATATGTTCATGTGAGATAACCTGTTGTGCAAATTTGTTTTCTGGTATGACAGGAGATAATATCTTTGGGGCTGATTCTTCGGACTCAGCGAAATCAATGGATGCTGCATTTGCTCCTGCAATTGCATCAAACATTCCTTGGGTGGCTGTTTTAGGAAACCATGACCAAGAAGGAACACTCTCTAGAGAAGGTGTAATGAAATATATTGTTGGAATGAACAACACTTTATCTAGAGTCAAGCCTCGAGAAGTGCGCAGCATCGATGGTTTTGGAAACTATAACTTGGAGGTTGGTGGTGTTCGAGATACTGATTTCGGAAACAAATCGGTTCTCAATCTTTACTTTCTTGATAGTGGAGGTTATTTCAAAGTTCCTGAGATTTCTTTTTATGATTGGATCAAACCTTCGCAGCAAGTTTGGTTCGAGAAAACGTCTGCGAAGCTTCAGGTACTGTCTTGTATGTTCAATATCCTATCTAGTTCTATGTTATACTTGCAATACATTTGACTTTGAAGATTAGCTTAATCAAATTATCTAGTTTCTTTTATTGTTTAGTAGCTGCTTATGATTGGAAGTTTCTTTAGATTCTTATGGCCTGgttggataaacaacttaatttAGCATTTATTAAGTGCTTATGTATAAGAAATTTCTATAAGTCTGTTTTCGTATaagttataagttgttttcataagacAGTTTGGACAGCTTAAGGGAATGAGGTGAAAACAACTTAAGGATGTCTAATAAGTTGTTCCAATAAGCTCGCATAAACAGACTCATTTTATGACATAGATAAACTCAAATATTTCGATCCAAACAGACCCTAATTCAAAATATGGCTTATTTTTCTGTTTTCCCTTGCTCAAATCAATGTTAAGCACTTAACTTTTGATTTATTCTGCAGAAAAAATACATAGGAGGGCATGTGCCTCAGAAAGAAGCTGCTCCTGGTCTTGCGTACTTTCACATCCCCTTGCCGGAATATGCAAGTTTTGACTCATCAAACATGACAGGCGTGAAAATGGAAACAGATGGCGGCGATGGCATTAGTTCTGCTTCGGTGAACTCTGGTTTCTTCACAACCTTGGTTGCAGCAGGAGACGTGAAGGCCGTTTTCGTTGGCCATGATCACCTCAATGACTTCTGCGGCAAGCTAATGACTATACAACTTTGTTATGCTGGAGGGTTTGGATACCA includes these proteins:
- the LOC131616491 gene encoding probable inactive purple acid phosphatase 29 codes for the protein MGMKFMVFAVLVSWFWSIPTFAAEQQKLRFDENGEFKILQVADMHYADGKKTLCLDVLPSQKASCTDLNTTAFIHRMILAEKPNLIVFTGDNIFGADSSDSAKSMDAAFAPAIASNIPWVAVLGNHDQEGTLSREGVMKYIVGMNNTLSRVKPREVRSIDGFGNYNLEVGGVRDTDFGNKSVLNLYFLDSGGYFKVPEISFYDWIKPSQQVWFEKTSAKLQKKYIGGHVPQKEAAPGLAYFHIPLPEYASFDSSNMTGVKMETDGGDGISSASVNSGFFTTLVAAGDVKAVFVGHDHLNDFCGKLMTIQLCYAGGFGYHAYGQAGWSRRSRVVVANLEKTGKGSWGDVESIKTWKRLDDKHLTRIDSEVLWSKSSRGSSG